One Paraburkholderia kururiensis DNA window includes the following coding sequences:
- a CDS encoding YqaE/Pmp3 family membrane protein produces MRLLLALLLPWLQFFTIGRPIAGIICLVLQITIIGWLPAAIWSVYALGQYKTDRKIERALGNRG; encoded by the coding sequence ATGCGCCTTCTGCTTGCCCTGCTTTTGCCCTGGCTTCAGTTCTTCACGATCGGCCGTCCCATCGCCGGCATCATCTGTCTCGTGTTGCAGATCACGATCATCGGCTGGCTGCCCGCCGCGATCTGGTCGGTGTACGCGTTGGGGCAGTACAAGACGGACCGGAAAATCGAGCGCGCGCTCGGCAATCGCGGCTGA
- a CDS encoding ABC transporter ATP-binding protein, translating to MAEVVFEQVQKSFGAVSVLKRIDLTVRNGEFLVLVGPSGCGKSTLLRALAGLDGVTHGRILIDGRVVNSLPPKERDIAMVFQNYALYPHMSVLDNLTFALKLRDLKPQEIDARAREAVAILGLESLVDRYPRHLSGGQRQRVAMGRAIVRDPKVFLFDEPLSNLDAKLRVQMRAEIRALHQRLKATTVYVTHDQIEAMTMADRIVVLNGGAIEQIGAPLDLYDDPDNLFVAGFIGSPAMNRFGGVYERTGEGAQVRIGASALAAPVVAAAPGQRVTVGVRPEHLVPDADGSLPFCVDVVEPTGAATELFGTVAGERCCVLVNGRAALKPGHVTALHAAPEHVYLFDEESGRRLR from the coding sequence ATGGCCGAAGTGGTATTCGAGCAGGTGCAGAAGTCGTTCGGCGCGGTGTCGGTGCTCAAGCGCATCGACCTGACCGTGCGCAATGGCGAGTTCCTCGTGCTGGTGGGGCCGAGCGGCTGCGGCAAGTCCACCTTGCTGCGGGCGCTGGCGGGCCTGGATGGCGTGACGCACGGGCGCATCCTGATCGACGGGCGGGTGGTCAACAGCCTGCCGCCCAAGGAACGCGACATCGCGATGGTGTTCCAGAACTACGCGCTCTATCCGCATATGAGCGTGCTGGACAACCTCACGTTCGCGCTGAAGCTGCGCGACCTGAAACCGCAAGAGATCGATGCGCGCGCCCGCGAGGCCGTGGCCATTCTCGGGCTGGAGAGCCTCGTGGACCGCTATCCGCGCCATCTGTCGGGCGGGCAGCGGCAGCGCGTGGCGATGGGCCGCGCGATCGTGCGCGACCCGAAAGTCTTTCTCTTCGACGAACCGTTGTCGAATCTCGACGCGAAGCTGCGCGTGCAGATGCGGGCCGAAATCCGCGCGCTGCACCAGCGTCTGAAGGCGACCACCGTGTACGTGACGCACGACCAGATCGAGGCGATGACCATGGCCGACCGCATCGTCGTGCTGAACGGCGGGGCGATCGAACAGATCGGCGCGCCGCTCGACCTGTACGACGACCCCGACAACCTGTTCGTCGCGGGCTTCATCGGTTCGCCGGCCATGAACCGCTTCGGCGGCGTCTATGAGCGGACGGGCGAGGGCGCGCAGGTGCGCATCGGTGCAAGTGCGCTGGCAGCGCCCGTTGTGGCAGCGGCCCCGGGCCAGCGCGTGACGGTCGGCGTGCGGCCCGAGCATCTGGTGCCGGACGCTGACGGCAGTCTGCCGTTCTGCGTCGACGTGGTGGAACCCACGGGCGCGGCAACCGAACTGTTCGGCACCGTGGCCGGCGAGCGGTGCTGCGTGTTGGTGAACGGCCGCGCCGCGTTGAAGCCGGGCCACGTCACGGCCCTGCACGCGGCACCGGAGCACGTGTATCTGTTCGACGAGGAAAGCGGCCGCCGTCTTCGTTGA
- a CDS encoding IclR family transcriptional regulator: protein MDTTRYSAPALEKGLDIIELLADHPEGLSLVELGRALGRTTNEIFRMVVTLQTRGYLVANGERYALSLLLFRLAHRHQPVRSLVSTALPLLTQLANEVRQSFHLCVYQAGRVIIVAGVESPERWGFSLKVGTLIGMTDTASGQVLMAFQDLAERQRMLALHVPVDGELEVDAAALAHELDVIRQRGFARMPSRQVKGVRNLAYPVFGRDGHAIASLTTPYIERIDNAPVPSIAEVGEKMKEAANMLTTLMGLDVYWHAPSA, encoded by the coding sequence TTGGACACGACGCGCTACTCGGCACCGGCTCTCGAAAAGGGCCTCGACATCATCGAACTGCTGGCCGACCATCCCGAGGGCTTGTCACTGGTCGAGCTCGGCCGCGCGCTGGGCCGCACGACGAACGAGATCTTCCGGATGGTCGTGACGCTGCAGACGCGCGGCTACCTGGTCGCGAATGGCGAACGCTATGCGCTCTCGCTGCTGCTCTTCCGGCTCGCGCACCGGCATCAACCGGTGCGTTCGCTCGTGTCCACAGCGTTGCCGCTGCTCACGCAGCTCGCGAACGAGGTGCGGCAGTCGTTTCATCTGTGCGTCTATCAGGCGGGGCGCGTGATCATCGTGGCGGGGGTCGAAAGTCCCGAGCGCTGGGGGTTCTCGCTGAAGGTGGGCACGCTCATCGGCATGACGGACACGGCTTCCGGGCAGGTGCTGATGGCGTTCCAGGACCTGGCCGAGCGCCAACGCATGCTCGCGCTGCACGTGCCCGTGGATGGCGAACTCGAAGTCGATGCTGCCGCTCTGGCGCACGAACTCGACGTGATCCGCCAGCGCGGTTTCGCCCGCATGCCGAGCCGCCAGGTGAAAGGCGTGCGCAATCTCGCCTACCCGGTGTTCGGCCGCGACGGACACGCCATCGCGTCGTTGACCACGCCTTATATCGAGCGCATCGACAATGCGCCCGTGCCGTCGATTGCCGAGGTCGGCGAGAAGATGAAGGAAGCGGCCAACATGCTGACCACGCTGATGGGCCTCGACGTGTACTGGCACGCGCCATCGGCGTGA
- a CDS encoding ABC transporter substrate-binding protein translates to MSDYNRRKSARGAIVRAVVSVLALAGIVAAGAAHADNEYKGYTLRVKLIGGVQYEALYTRIPLWEKQTGAKVEIVSRKSHFELDRELKQDIASNHIDYCVSSNHTNFAAQYPIFRDLKDLFPADYLAQFAPSLLKQSEVKGHLVQIPRSTDIEALYYDKTVFDDPAIQAAYRKQFNEALTPPKNFTEFTQQAKFFTKAPGFYGTQFPGKDEALTGTFYSLLVANGGQLLDAKMRPVFNSPAGVKTLDWFVDLYKAGAVPKGAPNYVWDDLGNNFAAGKVALDMDWPGFASFYNDPKTSKLAGNVGVVRAPLGAAGKRPGWSGSHSFSITKACTRPEVAASFIQFLTSHDSQMVEARLGTIPSRLDAQRDAVKEFQAKHDDYMANAIAVFSAAAKDDSFTPPRIAQWNEISNALWPELQKAIIGDKSSKAALDDAAKKVSDIMQDAADNE, encoded by the coding sequence ATGTCGGACTACAACAGGAGGAAGTCTGCACGCGGTGCGATCGTGCGGGCGGTGGTGTCGGTACTGGCGTTGGCGGGCATTGTCGCTGCCGGCGCGGCGCATGCCGACAACGAATACAAGGGCTACACGCTGCGCGTGAAGCTGATAGGCGGCGTGCAGTACGAGGCGCTCTATACGCGTATCCCGCTGTGGGAAAAGCAGACGGGCGCGAAGGTGGAGATCGTGTCGCGCAAGAGCCATTTCGAACTCGACCGCGAACTCAAGCAGGACATCGCGTCGAATCACATCGACTATTGCGTGTCGTCGAACCACACGAACTTCGCGGCGCAGTATCCGATTTTCCGCGACCTGAAGGACCTCTTTCCCGCGGACTATCTCGCGCAATTCGCGCCCAGTCTGCTCAAGCAGTCGGAAGTGAAGGGGCATCTCGTGCAGATTCCGCGCTCGACCGACATCGAGGCGCTCTACTACGACAAGACCGTCTTCGACGACCCCGCCATTCAAGCCGCCTACCGCAAGCAGTTTAACGAAGCGCTGACGCCGCCGAAGAATTTCACCGAATTCACGCAGCAGGCGAAGTTCTTCACGAAGGCCCCCGGCTTTTACGGCACGCAGTTCCCCGGCAAGGACGAGGCGCTGACCGGCACCTTCTATTCGTTGCTCGTCGCGAACGGCGGCCAGTTGCTCGACGCAAAAATGCGCCCCGTGTTCAACTCGCCCGCGGGCGTGAAGACGCTCGACTGGTTCGTCGACCTCTACAAGGCCGGCGCCGTGCCGAAGGGCGCGCCCAACTACGTGTGGGACGACCTGGGCAACAACTTCGCCGCGGGCAAGGTGGCACTCGACATGGACTGGCCGGGCTTCGCGTCGTTCTACAACGACCCGAAGACGTCGAAGCTTGCGGGCAACGTGGGCGTGGTGCGCGCGCCGCTCGGCGCGGCGGGCAAGCGTCCGGGCTGGTCGGGTTCGCATAGTTTCTCGATCACGAAGGCGTGCACCCGGCCCGAGGTGGCGGCGAGCTTCATCCAGTTCCTCACGAGCCATGATTCGCAGATGGTGGAGGCGCGCCTCGGCACCATTCCGTCGCGGCTCGACGCGCAGCGCGATGCGGTGAAGGAGTTTCAGGCGAAGCACGACGACTACATGGCGAACGCCATCGCCGTATTCAGCGCCGCCGCGAAGGACGATTCGTTCACGCCGCCGCGCATCGCGCAGTGGAACGAGATCTCCAATGCGCTGTGGCCGGAACTGCAGAAGGCGATCATCGGCGACAAGAGTTCGAAAGCGGCACTCGACGACGCCGCGAAAAAAGTCTCGGACATCATGCAGGACGCGGCCGATAACGAGTAA
- a CDS encoding helix-turn-helix domain-containing protein: MRQLITTPEQIGQILRSARRAKGLSQAQAGIRLGLSQNRVSELEKGAAAATVAQLLAMTALYDLQLEVASRGERGEATATAW, translated from the coding sequence ATGCGGCAACTCATCACCACACCCGAGCAGATCGGACAGATCCTGCGCAGCGCGCGGCGCGCGAAGGGACTGTCGCAGGCGCAGGCCGGCATCCGGCTCGGGCTCAGCCAGAACCGCGTGTCCGAGCTCGAGAAGGGCGCGGCCGCCGCGACCGTCGCCCAGTTGCTTGCCATGACCGCGCTCTACGACCTCCAGCTCGAAGTCGCGAGCCGCGGCGAGCGTGGCGAGGCCACCGCGACCGCGTGGTAG
- a CDS encoding carbohydrate ABC transporter permease has protein sequence MHSGNPQLTRRDLYVPQVVRERLSLPAKLLLPAFVSVAVVVVLPLLFSLYTSFTSYRLTDPATLTHFIGWRNYARALGNGEFWSAFGRTVLFLTVALNLEMLLGLGIALLLNRVTAGQRALRTVMMFPMMFSPVLVGFQFKFMLNDSTGVINHLLQSLFGMRTSVPFLVNENLALASLIAAEVWNSTPVFAVILLAGLMALPKDPIEASKVDGCTPWQTFRYVTLPYLMPFIYIAMTIRSLDVGRAYDIVRIMTNGGPGGRTELLWTMVGRIAYDDSHMGYANAIGYVSVLVSILFTLYFFRKLNAARRHMGPG, from the coding sequence ATGCACTCTGGCAATCCGCAACTCACGCGACGCGACCTCTATGTGCCGCAGGTGGTGCGCGAGCGTTTGTCGCTGCCCGCGAAGCTGCTGCTGCCGGCGTTCGTTTCGGTCGCCGTCGTCGTCGTGCTGCCGCTGCTGTTCTCGCTGTACACGAGCTTCACGTCGTACCGGCTCACGGACCCGGCCACGCTCACGCACTTCATCGGCTGGCGCAATTACGCGCGCGCACTCGGCAACGGCGAGTTCTGGTCGGCATTCGGCCGCACGGTGCTGTTTCTCACGGTGGCGTTGAACCTGGAAATGCTGCTGGGGCTCGGCATCGCGTTGCTGCTGAATCGCGTGACGGCAGGGCAGCGCGCGCTGCGCACCGTGATGATGTTCCCCATGATGTTTTCGCCCGTACTCGTGGGGTTCCAGTTCAAGTTCATGCTCAACGACAGCACAGGCGTGATCAATCATCTGCTCCAGTCGCTCTTCGGCATGCGGACCTCGGTGCCGTTTCTCGTCAACGAAAATCTGGCGCTTGCCTCGCTGATCGCGGCCGAAGTGTGGAACTCGACGCCCGTGTTCGCCGTGATCCTGCTGGCCGGGCTCATGGCATTGCCTAAAGACCCCATCGAAGCTTCGAAGGTGGATGGCTGCACGCCGTGGCAGACCTTCCGCTACGTGACGCTGCCGTACCTCATGCCGTTCATCTACATCGCGATGACGATCCGCTCGCTCGACGTGGGCCGCGCCTACGACATCGTGCGGATCATGACGAACGGCGGTCCCGGCGGGCGCACCGAACTGCTATGGACCATGGTGGGCCGCATCGCCTACGACGATTCGCACATGGGCTACGCGAACGCCATCGGATACGTGTCCGTGCTCGTGTCGATTCTCTTCACGCTGTACTTCTTTCGCAAACTCAATGCCGCCCGCCGGCACATGGGACCGGGATAG
- a CDS encoding type II toxin-antitoxin system HipA family toxin, whose product MGRPSHTRALSVWANGARIGEWRNPASGAMEFQYDAAWMTSPLGRPLSLSLPFGVDTTPLRGDRVRNFFENLLPDNEAIRQRIGARFKTPSLDAFDLLEAIGRDCVGALQILPADATSDGWDAISGRVLDEAAIERHLLDTVSLNPGRTAADQDPDDFRISLAGAQEKTAFLRHEGHWMLPHGATPTTHIFKLPLGLIGGRKVDMQASVENEWLCMRLLAAYGLPVASTEMLQFGGQKVLAVARFDRRFTPDGKTLLRLPQEDFCQALGLPPHLKYQRDGGPGLVQIADRLRQSANGQRDIETLLSAQILFWMLAAPDGHAKNFSIHLLARGAFALTPLYDVMSIWPVEGDGGSQWSWYKARLAMAVPGKHARYRMQEIRRAHLDEMARRCFYGENAASLIAPIVERTPAVIAEVGAALPPGFPSRVAETIFAGLQRNADALAGGYD is encoded by the coding sequence ATGGGCCGTCCTTCCCATACCCGCGCCCTTTCGGTCTGGGCCAACGGCGCGCGCATCGGCGAGTGGCGCAACCCGGCCAGCGGTGCCATGGAATTCCAGTACGACGCAGCCTGGATGACCTCGCCGCTTGGCCGCCCGCTCTCGCTCTCGCTGCCGTTCGGCGTGGACACCACGCCGCTGCGCGGCGACCGCGTGCGCAACTTCTTCGAGAATCTGCTGCCGGACAACGAGGCCATTCGCCAGCGCATCGGCGCGCGCTTCAAGACGCCCTCGCTCGACGCGTTCGACCTGCTCGAAGCCATCGGCCGCGACTGCGTGGGCGCCTTGCAGATTCTGCCGGCGGACGCGACCTCCGACGGCTGGGATGCCATCAGCGGACGCGTGCTGGACGAAGCCGCCATCGAGCGCCACCTGCTGGACACGGTATCGCTCAACCCCGGCCGCACGGCGGCGGATCAGGACCCCGACGACTTCCGCATTTCGCTTGCCGGCGCTCAGGAGAAGACCGCTTTCCTGCGCCACGAGGGCCACTGGATGCTCCCGCACGGCGCCACGCCCACCACCCACATCTTCAAGCTGCCGCTCGGGCTGATCGGCGGGCGCAAGGTCGACATGCAGGCCTCGGTCGAAAACGAGTGGCTCTGCATGCGCCTCCTTGCCGCCTACGGGTTGCCGGTCGCGTCCACGGAGATGCTTCAGTTCGGCGGCCAGAAGGTGCTCGCCGTGGCGCGCTTCGACCGCCGCTTCACGCCGGACGGGAAGACGCTGCTACGTCTTCCGCAGGAAGATTTCTGCCAGGCGCTCGGCCTGCCCCCTCACCTGAAGTACCAGCGCGACGGCGGGCCGGGGCTCGTGCAGATTGCGGACCGGCTTCGGCAGTCCGCGAACGGGCAGCGGGACATCGAAACGCTGCTGAGCGCCCAGATTCTGTTCTGGATGCTGGCCGCGCCCGATGGTCACGCGAAGAACTTCAGCATCCATCTGCTGGCGCGCGGCGCCTTCGCGCTCACGCCGCTCTACGACGTGATGTCGATCTGGCCCGTGGAAGGCGACGGCGGCAGCCAGTGGTCGTGGTACAAGGCGCGCCTCGCCATGGCCGTTCCCGGCAAGCACGCCCGCTACCGCATGCAGGAAATCCGCCGCGCTCATCTGGACGAGATGGCGCGGCGCTGCTTCTACGGCGAGAACGCGGCGTCGCTCATCGCGCCCATCGTCGAAAGAACGCCCGCGGTCATCGCCGAAGTGGGCGCGGCGTTGCCGCCCGGCTTTCCATCGCGTGTGGCAGAGACCATTTTCGCGGGACTGCAACGCAATGCCGACGCACTCGCAGGCGGGTACGACTGA